The following nucleotide sequence is from Vallitalea okinawensis.
TCGTTGCTCAGGGTAAATCAATTATTATGATATCTTCCGAGCTTCCTGAGATTCTTCGAATGAGCCATCGAATCATCGTTATGTGTGAAGGTCGCATTACAGGTGAATTAGATAGAAATGAGGCTACACAAGAAAAAATAATGCATTATGCAACAGCTAGATAAGACACTAACCCAACTATTTGCACTTACATTTTCATTCCTTTCCCTAGTACAAAGCGGTATTAGCCGCTTTGTGCTCACATAGGAGAATATTATAATTCATTAGAATCTTATTCAAGGTGCAAAAGTTGTAATACTTATAAATGGAGGGAACAAACATGGAAAGTAGAGTTATGATAAAGAAATCTTCTTTAGTAAATTCATCTGCCATGCAAAAAGTATTAGCTTTCGGTAGTTTAATTCTTTTAGTGGTAGTATTTTCGGTATTATCGCCTAATTTTCTTACAAAATCAAATATTATCAGCATTTTATTAGCAACAGCCGTTAACGGTGTATTGGCAGTGGGGGTCACATTCGTTATCATAACTGGTGGTATTGATTTATCAATTGGAACAGTGATGACATTTGCTTCTGTTATAGCAGGTGTATTTATTACCATGTGGGGAATGCCAATTTGGATAGGTGTATTAGGGGCAATAGGAGCAGGCGCATTGTGTGGATTTATTAATGGATTCAATGTTGCTAAATTTAAGATCCCAGCATTTATCGCTACTTTAGGTATGATGATGATTACAAAAGGTTTATCCTTAGTTATATCAGGTGCAAAACCAATTTATTTCACTGATACACCCGTTTTTTCAAAGATATCTACAGGAATGACATTTGGTATACCTAATGCAGTGTATATATTCTTTACAGCTGCAATTATAGCAGGTGTTGTATTAGGAAAAACATTACTAGGACGTTATACATTTGCTATAGGTAGCAATTTAGAAGCGACACGTCTTTCAGGAGTTAGTACACAAAAATGGTTAATAGCTATTCATACTTTAACGGGCGCTTTCTGTGGTATTGCAGGTATTCTGATGGCTGCAAGATTAAATTCTGCACAACCAGCACTTGGGCAGGGTTATGAACTGGATGCAATTGCAGCGGTTGTTATCGGTGGAACATCATTAAGTGGTGGAAAAGGAACTATCTTAGGAACCATCATTGGTGCATTTATCATGAGTACATTGATTAATGGATTAAGAATACTATCAGTTCCTCAAGAATGGCAGACTGTTGTAACTGGTATTATCGTTATTGGTGCTGTCATTGCAGATGTAGCACGTAAGCAGAAGAATTAATAATAAAGATTTTGACTGCCTCAGGCAGTTAATATAGGGCACCATGTGTGCTGTTGACTTGATACTCTATGGGATGATCAGGTCAAGTAATTTCAAAATTGTAATCTGTTGATTCTTAAGCTTAATATGTTCATCTCTAGGAAAACTCTCTAATTGAAATGAATGAAGTAAAGGCGTCTTCATTACTTATGTTAAACGACAATGGACTTAAGATAATATATTGGGTGCAAAGAATCTTAATGATGGCTTTTGAAATTATTTTGCAAAATAAAAAGGAGGGTTTACATGAAAAAATTAGTTGCATTATTACTTAGTTTATTGATGGTTGCATCAATTATAGGATGTACTTCTGAGCAACCTGCAGATTCAAAAGATAGCAGTACAGGTACAAAGACAGAGGAAAAAGCTAAAACAGAAGAGAAAGCAGAAGAAAAAGCATCAACAGAGGAAAAAGACACACTTTATATTCCAGTTATATCAAAAGGATTTCAGCATCAATTCTGGCAAGCAGTTAAATCTGGTGCTGAGCAAGCGGCAAAGGACTACGGTGTAGAAATAACATTTGAAGGACCAGAAACTGAAGCAATGGTAGACAAACAAATCGAAATGATAGAAGCAGCCATGAGTAAGCAACCAGATGCTTTATGTTTAGCAGCTCTTGATAGTCAAGCAGTTATTCCATTGTTAAATCAAGCAGATGCAGCAGGCATTCCAATTATCGGTTTTGACTCTGGTGTAGATAGTGATATACCAGTTGCTACTGCAGCAACTGATAACTTAGCTGCAGCAGCAGTAGCAGCAGATAAAATGGCTGAGGCTATTGGAAATGAAGGAAAAGTAGCTTTAGTTGTACATGACCAAACCAGTAAAACTGGCGTAGATCGTAGAGATGGTTTCGTTAAACGCATAGAAGAAGCTTATCCAAATATTGAAATCGTAGATATTCAATATGGTGAAGGTGATCAATTAAAATCTACTGATATCGCTAAATCAATCATACAAGCGAACCCAGATATTAAAGGTATTTTTGGAGCTAATGAAGGTTCAGCTATTGGTGTATTAAATGCTGTAAAAGAGTTAGGTAAAGAAGGCGAAGTTGTTGTAATTGGTTATGATTCAGGTAAACTTCAGCAAGATGCTATACGTAATGGTACGATGTTAGGTGCTGTTACACAGGATCCAATTGGTATTGGATACAAAGCTGTAGAAGCTGCAGTAAAAGCAGTTAATGGCGAAAGTGTTGAGAAAGATATCGATACTGGTTTCTTCTGGTTTGACCAATCCAACATCGATACAGAAGAAATTCAAGCACGTCTTTATGAATAAGAATATTCAAAAGAGCTGGTTTTCCAGCTCTTTTTAGTTACCGAGATTAAAGAGAGAGCTTAGGGGCTTTTTTTGATTTTATTTTAAACCATACATGTTTTCATCAGACAAATTCCCTTCTTGAGGACTTAGCACAGCCTCGTATTTTATTCAATTAATGAAGAAAATACGAGGCTATTTTTTTAGGTATGCGTAGATAAAAGAAGAAATTTGTTGTACTTTGTTAAAATTTATATAATAACCATTGACTTTTGAACAGGAATTGATTATAATAATGAAAGTAATTTTCAATTACAAGTGATATAAAATATCATTAAGTTACTTTCATAGGAGGATATTATGAAGAAAAAAGTATGGATGTTACTAAGTGTATTAATGATTACTGTATTAGGTGTATTCGTTGGATGTTCATCTGATGTAGTGACAGAAGAACCTGAAACTAAAGAAGAAGTAGTAGTGGAAGAAAAAACAGAAACTACTGATCAAGATACAGAGAAAGAAGAAAAAGAAGTAGAGAAGCAAGTGGTTAATTTATATACAGATAGACATTATGATACAGATGAAGAACTGTATAAACTGTTTACTGAAGAAACAGGCATTGAAGTAAATGTTGTAAAGGGTAAAGGCGACGAATTAATTGAAAGACTTGTTCGTGAAGGTGAAGATACTGAAGCTGATTTATTAATTACAGCTGATGCAGGAAGATTACATAGGGCAAAAACAAGCGATCTTCTTCAACCAGTTGAGAGTGAAGTATTGACAACAAACATTCCTGAGAACTTAGTTGATCAAGATCATCAGTGGTTTGGTATAACAATGCGTGCAAGGATACTTGCTTATGCTCCAGACCGTGTTAACGTAGAAGAATTGACAACATATGCAGATCTAGCTGATCCAAAATGGAATGATAAAATTCTTGTTCGTTCTTCAACAAATATCTATAACCAATCTTTAGTAGCATCATTAATTGCTATTCAAGGTGAAGAAGCTACAAAAGAATGGGCTGCAGGTGTCGTTGAAAATATGGCAAGAGAACCAGAAGGTAATGACCGTGCTCAAGCAACAGCAGTAGTTGCTGGTGAGGGTGATATTGCCATCATGAACTCTTATTACATTGGTAAAATGATAAACTCTTCTGAGCCAGAAGAAGTAAAAGTAGCTGAAAGTGTCAAGATCTTTTTCCCAGATCAAGATACAAATGGTACACACATCAATGTTAGTGGTGTTGGCTTAACAAAACATGCTAAGAACCAAGAGAATGCAATTAAATTAATGGAATTCTTATCAAGTGAAACTGCTCAAGAGCAATATGCTCAAGCGAATTACGAGTATCCAGTTAATCCTAATGTAGAACCTTCAGAGCTTTTACAGTCATGGGGAGAATTCAAAACTCAAGATATCAACCTTTCATTATTAGGTGAATATAATGCTAAAGCAGTTGAGATCATGAATGAAGTAGGCTGGAAATAAGAAATAACAAGCACATGATAAACATGGTTTATCATGTGCTTTTACCCATTTATACGACTTGGTAAGGAGGAAGGGACATGGGAATGGGACTTGGCAGATCTAAAAGGCATATCAACATATGGTCCATTTTAAGCTTAATTATCATCTTATTGATTCTTGTACCTAATTTAAATATATTCGTTAATATCTTTAACGAACCCAATGATACATGGGATCATATAAAAACTTATTTATTAAAAGACTATACAATTAACTCATTGACTTTAGTTATCTTCACAGGATTATTTGCAACGATTATTGGTACTAGTTTGGCATGGCTTGTTTCTGTTTATGATTTCCCATTAAGAAACTTTTTTAAATGGACATTAATATTACCTTTAGCGATACCACCTTATATTGCAGCCTACACATATAATGGTTTACTGAGTTATACTGGTGCTATACAAAGTTTTTTGAGAAATAACTTTGATATATACGTCAATCAAAAGTATTTCGATATCATGTCAATGCAAGGTACTATATTCATTTTTACCATGTTCTTATTTCCTTATGTTTATACGATAACAAGAGGGTTCATGTCGAAGCAGTCTGCTGATTTAATAGAGAATGCTAGATTATTAGGCAAAAGTCCTACATCAATATTTTTTAGAATTGTATTACCTTTATCACGAGTGGCCATTATTGGTGGTGTTAGCTTAGTTGTATTAGAAGTTCTAAACGATTATGGAGTTGTTAATTATTATGGTATCCAAACATTTAGTACTGCTATATTTACTTCTTGGTTTGGTATGGGGGATATTGATTCAGCTATACGATTAGCAGCAATATTAATGATTATAGTCTTTATTATTTTGTTCTCAGAGAAGATGTTAAGAGGACGTAAAAAATATAACTACACAACTACCAAGGTTCGACCAATAAGACCCTATGAATTAAAAGGAATGAAAGCATGGTTAGCCTTTTTGTATGCGGGACTGATATTAATGATTAGTTTCATTATTCCTGTCATACAGTTAATGGATTGGGCATTATTAAGTTATAGAAAAGTTCTTGATTCAGAGTTTTTTTCTTTAGCCTTAAATTCCGTTTTAGTTGCATTAATTGCTTCATTTATCATGGTGGTTATAGCGTTAATAGTAGCTAATAATAATCGCCTTAGTCATAATCTATTATCAAAAATATATGGTCGCATAACGACATTAGGGTATTCTATTCCTGGGGCGGTCATAGCTATTGGTGTTATGGTATTCTTTATAAATATTGATCACCGTTTATATTGGCTCTACCAACTAGTAGACTCTAATAGCGGAAAACTTGTGTTAAGTACCTCCGTAGTTATGCTTATTTTTGCCTATGTAGTTCGCTTTTTGGGAATTGGATATAATGCTGTGGACTCTGGTTTTGAGAAGATAGGTATTACTTTCCATGAAGCAGCAAGGACCTTAGGTAAAAATTCCATAGAAACATTTTTCAAAGTGGACTTAAAAATGATTTCTCCAGCAGTATTAGGAGGATTTTTGCTCGTGTTTATTGAAACATTAAAAGAGTTGCCTCTAACCCTACTATTACGACCTTTTAACTTTAATACTTTAGCTACTAAGTCTTATGAATATGCTAATGATGAGATGATTCACGAAGCAGCGGTACCGTCATTGTTAATTGTTCTAATAAGTTTTATCGCTATTTACATGTATAATAAAATTAGTCAAAGGAAGGGAGCATAAACATGTTTGTTCAAGTTAATAATCTTACTTTTAAATATGCTAATGCTGATGAAGATACCGTAAAAGGGGTAAGCTTTGATTTGGAGAAAGGTAAAATTGCTTCTTTATTAGGTCCAAGCGGATGTGGAAAGAGTACTTTATTACGCCTAATATCAGGTCTTGAAGAGCCTAAACGCGGTAGCATAGTAATCAATAACGAAACAGTAGTTGATGAGAGGACTTATATACCACCTGAAAAAAGAAATGTTGGTATGGTTTTTCAAGATTATGCTCTATTTCCTCACATGACTGTTGGTCAAAATATTGTATTTGGATTAGATGGCGGTGGTAGAAAAGATCGGCAAAGACGATTAAAAGAGGTATTAAGTTTAGTGCACCTAGAAGGCTATGAAAGACGATATCCTTATGAATTAAGTGGGGGACAACAACAAAGAGTTGCCATCGCAAGAGCATTAGCTCCTGAGCCAAATCTATTATTACTGGATGAACCCTTTAGCAATCTGGATACAGAATTAAAGGAAAAGATAAGAATGGATCTATTGAGTATAATAAAGAGTGTCGGTATCACATCTATTTTGGTTACTCATGATATAGAAGATGCAAAAGCTCTAGCTGATAAAGTCATTACATTAAATGCGGGACAGGTTGTTTAATCCTATAACACATGAGCTATCTTATTGAAGTTCATGTGTTTTTATATATCCTTTGCTATTTTGCATATAATTGAAACGTGTCCAAAGTCATATCTCTATGATTAGAGCTTCAAAAGCTGCGCATAACATTAATGAATTATTGTGAATAATTTGGGATTATGATATAATTATAATAATTATTAGAATTTTAACACATATTTGCGTAGAGGATGAATTTTTATGGGGGAACAATTAATAAAATGTTATGCTGTTTCATTACCCAATGAGAGTTATAATTACAATCAAGACAATTTATATATGAACGGTAAGTATATCATCAACGAGCAGAAAAGTGATGATTTTAGTTACAGTTGTAGCTATCGTGAACCTATACAAATATACGCTGTCAGTGATGGTTTAGGTTATGGAGAAAAGGGATCAGTTCCTTCTACTGCTGTTATGCAGATACTTAAAGTACTTCAAAAAAGACTAATTGAAGATGAGAATCTGAGTATCCAAACTGCAAGGAAGATGATACGTGATTTTGTGGTGGACACCAATAATAAAATATGCTTATACAAAGACCAAGTGGAGGATCAAAACGTAGGAACTACTTTTGCTGCTGTTTTCCTTTTTGGAAATAAAGCCTTCACAGTACATGTAGGTGATAGTCGTGTCTACTTATTTAAAAACGATCGCTTATTACAAATTACTCAAGATCATTTGGAATGCAACAGCTTAGTCAAGCTAGGTATTATCAATGAAGAACAAGCTGAAGTACATAAAATAAGAAGTAAGGTGACGAAATACTTTGGTTTTGATGATGAAGAATATCGTTTATCAGCTAGTTTTTCAGAAGTGTTTAATGTGTATCCAGGAGATATTATATTCTTAACAACAGACGGTGTAACCGATGGAATGAGTAATGATGATATAAAGAATATTATTGAGAAGAACAATAAAGATGAAGTTCTACTTGGTAAAGAAATAATTAATCGTGTCAAGCAGCGCGATACAGATAGAACATTGATCATGTTGAATATTGATGAAGTTGTAAAGGGGAGCATTATTAGAGATAAGGAATCTTCCAACCTTACTTCTCAGATCTCTTTACCTAAAGTCAATTTAGATACAGAAGATAAGAAAAAATATGCACTTTATGGCGGTATTGGTGTAGCGTGTCTACTAGTTCTTTTCTTAATTATATCTGGTGTTAACAGCTTACTAGGAACTAAAGAAGCTGAACCTGTAGCAACACCACCAGTTGTTGAAGAACAAAGAGAAGATAATCTATTAGAAGATGTGGCACCGCCAGTTGAAGAAGAGAAGCCTGCTGAGGAGGGAGAGCAAGTAACAGCGACACCTCTGGAAGAAGAAACAGTGGAGGAGTCAGGTGAGAGTACAGAAGTAGTTGAAGATAGCAGTATACCCACACATTATGAAGTGCAATCAGGGGATAATCTCTATCAAATAGCCATGACTCTCTTTGATGATCCGGCAGCGGTTCAAAAGATTGCATATATCAATAATCTTGAAGATCCAGGGAATATCTTTGTTGGTCAAAAGCTTCTATTACCAGCAGCAGATGGTTCTATTGAATATAAAGTACAGTCCGGTGATACAGTGTTCAGTATTAGTATGAAGTTCTTTGGTACCAATTCAAAGGAAGAAGAAATCATGAAGATCAATAACATAGCAGATGTTAATAACCTAGTTTCAGGTACCATAATTCAAATTCCTTAAGTTTGATAATGTAATTTATGGAAGTTTGATGTTTTAATATACATAATAAACGCTTTCAAAGGGCTATATATTTCAATTGAGGTGAGAAGGAGTTCAAAGGACTCCTTTTTAATTTTTTTAACTTTTTAAAATAACTTTTTAAAGTGTATTGAAAAAGTTATGAGTCTATGTTATTATCAACATATATTAATCTTTGAGGAGGTATTCTTACCATGTTTAAAGTCGATCAAATTAAATTCGAAGGTAAGGGTTCTAGAAACCCATTAGCATTCAAGCACTATAATCCATCTGAGGTAGTTGGAAATAAAACAATGGAAGAACATTTACGTTTTTCAATGGCTTACTGGCATACACTTACAGGTGAAGGGTCAGATCCATTTGGCGCAGGAACGATGCAAAGATCATGGGATAGCTACACTGATCCAATGGATATAGCTAAAGCTCGTGTCGAGGCAGCATTTGAATTAATGGTGAAATTGAATATTCCTTTCTTCTGTTTCCATGATGCAGATATCGCACCACAAGGAAGTAGTTTGAGGGAATTTCAAAAAAATCTAGATACCATCACTGCTATAATGAAAGACTATATGAAAGATACTGGCAAAAAACTACTTTGGGGTACAGCAAATAATTTCTCAAACCCAAGATATGTACATGGAGCAGCCACAACTTGTAATGCAGATGTATATGCTATAGCAGCAGCGCAAGTAAAGAAAGCAATGGATATCACCAAAGAGCTTGGCGGAGAAAACTATGTGTTCTGGGGCGGGAGAGAAGGTTATGAGACATTATTGAACACAGATATGAAATTAGAACTAGATAACTTAGCTGGCTTCATGCATATGGCTGTAGATTATGCGAAAAAGATTGGCTTTGAAGGTCAATTCTTAATCGAACCAAAACCAAAAGAACCTACTAAACACCAGTATGACTTTGATACAGCGACTGTTATTGGCTTCTTAAAGACATATGATCTTGATAAGTACTTCAAAATGAATATCGAAACGAATCATGCTACGTTAGCGGGTCATACACTACAACATGAACTTCATTTAGCAAGGATTAATGGTTTATTAGGTAGTGTAGATGCCAATCAAGGGGATATGCTACTAGGCTGGGATACAGATCAGTTCCCCACAGATCTTTATACAACAACTATGGCTATGTACGAAATTCTTAAAAATGGTGGATTACACAAAGGTGGTCTTAACTTTGATGCTAAAGTACGCCGTGGATCATTTGAGCCTGAGGATTTATTCTATGCTCATATTGCTGGTATGGATGCATTTGCAAAAGGATTAAAAGTTGCACATCGCTTATTAGAAGATAAGGTATTTGAAAACTTTACAGCACAACGTTATAGTAGCTTTAATAGTGGGATTGGTAAGAAAATCATTGATGGAGAAGTAGATTTCGAGTCATTATCACAATATGCATTAAGCTTAGATGGTATTCGTAATGAATCCGGACGTCAAGAAATGCTAGAAGGCATTTTAAATGATTATATGATAGATTAGTTCATTCTTTATCTGTTTAAATACAAGTAATGCTATCTCTAGAGTCAAACCTGTAAGGAGATCTATTTCGCCAGTTGGAAAGGCGACCATGTCCTAGACAGCTGGGCTCCCCATCCGTGGCTAGAACTCCTTACAGGCTTTCTGTATGATGAGCTCTAATGAAGTGAGCAATGAAAGCGACTCATGATCATCGCGCTTTATGAAGATAATAGTGTATGTAAGTGTTCCATTATTATTTGTGGTATAATAGAAAAAATACTAGAGTAATGAATGGAGTAATAAGTGCTTAGCTTAATGTATATATAGAAAGAGTGAAACTATGTTTTTATTAAAGGATATCGATCGTGAAGCAATCAAAATGTCTAATAGTAAGAAAATATTACAGTTGCTTTATAAAGAAGGTCAGTTGACAAAACAAGATATAGCAAAAACCTTAGGAATCAGTATTCCTACTGTGACACATAATGTGAATACGCTCATTGAAGAAGGTTTTGTGAGAGAAGCAGGAATGGCTGTCTCTACAGGAGGAAGAAAGCCCATTGTTATGGAATTTTTGCCTGATGCTAAGTACAGTGTAGGCGTGGATATACGTCCTCATGGTATATCAATCATCATAACTAATCTTAAGTCCCATATTATAAGCCAAAAAGAGTTACAACTTCTACAAGATGATACAGATGAGGTTATGACTACTATCGATGGGGCATTAAAGGAAATGCTGGAAAAGCATGATATAAAGCGAAGTAATCTATTAGGTGTTGGATTTTCTCTTCATGGTACCGTTAATGAAAATAAACTAATCTTTGAAATGGCACCCAATGCATCTTATAAGAATATTGATTTTCATAAATATGAGGATCTATTTGGTACAAGTGTTTATATTGAGAATGAAGCCAATGCTTCTGCTATTAGCGAGAGCCTTTTAGGGGTGGCAAAACAGATGCGTAATCTTATCTATATCTCGATCAATGAAGGGGTAGGTACAGGTATTGTTATAAAAGGCTATCTTTATAAAGGGAAAAATGATCGAGCTGGTGAATTTGGTCATATGGTAGTCAATCCAGAAGGACCTTCTTGCAATTGTGGAAGTATAGGATGTTGGGAAACCTTTGTATCAACATTAGGCTTACAACGATTATACAAAGAAAAAGCTAATCAAGAATTAAAAATCGAAGACATAGTAAAGCGATTTAGAGAAGGTGACCATGATGCGATTCAGGTCCTAAATCAATATACGGATTATTTGGCTCTAGGCTTACGTAATATCTTATTTGCTCTCGATCCCCATTACATCGTTATCGGAGGAGAAATGAGCAAGTATGGTGATGATTATTACCATGAGCTTATCAATAAAATCTATTCAGGCAATATATTTTATAGCCAAAGAGATAATAAAATTATTATCTCAAATCTTGATGGGAAAGCAGCTGTCTTAGGAGCATCATTATTACCTCTCTTACAATTATTATATGGAACTGAGAAAGTCATCTAGGAGGGAAGAAATGACCGCATATCTTTTAGGAATAGATATTGGAACGTCAGGTACGAAGACTGTTTTATTTGATAAAGAAGGGCATACAATAGCCAGCGCTTTAGAAGAATATCCTCTCTCTCAACCTTATCTTGGTTGGGCTGAACAAGAACCAGAGGATTGGTGGAACGCTGTTCATCGTACAATCAGTCAAGTTATAAAGAAAGCAAATATTGACCCTGAAGATATCAAGGGTATTGGTTTATCAGGACAAATGCATGGACTTGTCATGTTGGATGAAAACAATGATGTTATTCGTCCTTCGATTATCTGGTGTGATCAGAGAACGGAAAAGCAATGTGACTA
It contains:
- a CDS encoding ABC transporter ATP-binding protein, which translates into the protein MFVQVNNLTFKYANADEDTVKGVSFDLEKGKIASLLGPSGCGKSTLLRLISGLEEPKRGSIVINNETVVDERTYIPPEKRNVGMVFQDYALFPHMTVGQNIVFGLDGGGRKDRQRRLKEVLSLVHLEGYERRYPYELSGGQQQRVAIARALAPEPNLLLLDEPFSNLDTELKEKIRMDLLSIIKSVGITSILVTHDIEDAKALADKVITLNAGQVV
- a CDS encoding ABC transporter permease; its protein translation is MGMGLGRSKRHINIWSILSLIIILLILVPNLNIFVNIFNEPNDTWDHIKTYLLKDYTINSLTLVIFTGLFATIIGTSLAWLVSVYDFPLRNFFKWTLILPLAIPPYIAAYTYNGLLSYTGAIQSFLRNNFDIYVNQKYFDIMSMQGTIFIFTMFLFPYVYTITRGFMSKQSADLIENARLLGKSPTSIFFRIVLPLSRVAIIGGVSLVVLEVLNDYGVVNYYGIQTFSTAIFTSWFGMGDIDSAIRLAAILMIIVFIILFSEKMLRGRKKYNYTTTKVRPIRPYELKGMKAWLAFLYAGLILMISFIIPVIQLMDWALLSYRKVLDSEFFSLALNSVLVALIASFIMVVIALIVANNNRLSHNLLSKIYGRITTLGYSIPGAVIAIGVMVFFINIDHRLYWLYQLVDSNSGKLVLSTSVVMLIFAYVVRFLGIGYNAVDSGFEKIGITFHEAARTLGKNSIETFFKVDLKMISPAVLGGFLLVFIETLKELPLTLLLRPFNFNTLATKSYEYANDEMIHEAAVPSLLIVLISFIAIYMYNKISQRKGA
- a CDS encoding ABC transporter permease, with amino-acid sequence MESRVMIKKSSLVNSSAMQKVLAFGSLILLVVVFSVLSPNFLTKSNIISILLATAVNGVLAVGVTFVIITGGIDLSIGTVMTFASVIAGVFITMWGMPIWIGVLGAIGAGALCGFINGFNVAKFKIPAFIATLGMMMITKGLSLVISGAKPIYFTDTPVFSKISTGMTFGIPNAVYIFFTAAIIAGVVLGKTLLGRYTFAIGSNLEATRLSGVSTQKWLIAIHTLTGAFCGIAGILMAARLNSAQPALGQGYELDAIAAVVIGGTSLSGGKGTILGTIIGAFIMSTLINGLRILSVPQEWQTVVTGIIVIGAVIADVARKQKN
- a CDS encoding ROK family transcriptional regulator — encoded protein: MFLLKDIDREAIKMSNSKKILQLLYKEGQLTKQDIAKTLGISIPTVTHNVNTLIEEGFVREAGMAVSTGGRKPIVMEFLPDAKYSVGVDIRPHGISIIITNLKSHIISQKELQLLQDDTDEVMTTIDGALKEMLEKHDIKRSNLLGVGFSLHGTVNENKLIFEMAPNASYKNIDFHKYEDLFGTSVYIENEANASAISESLLGVAKQMRNLIYISINEGVGTGIVIKGYLYKGKNDRAGEFGHMVVNPEGPSCNCGSIGCWETFVSTLGLQRLYKEKANQELKIEDIVKRFREGDHDAIQVLNQYTDYLALGLRNILFALDPHYIVIGGEMSKYGDDYYHELINKIYSGNIFYSQRDNKIIISNLDGKAAVLGASLLPLLQLLYGTEKVI
- a CDS encoding ABC transporter substrate-binding protein encodes the protein MKKLVALLLSLLMVASIIGCTSEQPADSKDSSTGTKTEEKAKTEEKAEEKASTEEKDTLYIPVISKGFQHQFWQAVKSGAEQAAKDYGVEITFEGPETEAMVDKQIEMIEAAMSKQPDALCLAALDSQAVIPLLNQADAAGIPIIGFDSGVDSDIPVATAATDNLAAAAVAADKMAEAIGNEGKVALVVHDQTSKTGVDRRDGFVKRIEEAYPNIEIVDIQYGEGDQLKSTDIAKSIIQANPDIKGIFGANEGSAIGVLNAVKELGKEGEVVVIGYDSGKLQQDAIRNGTMLGAVTQDPIGIGYKAVEAAVKAVNGESVEKDIDTGFFWFDQSNIDTEEIQARLYE
- a CDS encoding Fe(3+) ABC transporter substrate-binding protein yields the protein MKKKVWMLLSVLMITVLGVFVGCSSDVVTEEPETKEEVVVEEKTETTDQDTEKEEKEVEKQVVNLYTDRHYDTDEELYKLFTEETGIEVNVVKGKGDELIERLVREGEDTEADLLITADAGRLHRAKTSDLLQPVESEVLTTNIPENLVDQDHQWFGITMRARILAYAPDRVNVEELTTYADLADPKWNDKILVRSSTNIYNQSLVASLIAIQGEEATKEWAAGVVENMAREPEGNDRAQATAVVAGEGDIAIMNSYYIGKMINSSEPEEVKVAESVKIFFPDQDTNGTHINVSGVGLTKHAKNQENAIKLMEFLSSETAQEQYAQANYEYPVNPNVEPSELLQSWGEFKTQDINLSLLGEYNAKAVEIMNEVGWK
- the xylA gene encoding xylose isomerase: MFKVDQIKFEGKGSRNPLAFKHYNPSEVVGNKTMEEHLRFSMAYWHTLTGEGSDPFGAGTMQRSWDSYTDPMDIAKARVEAAFELMVKLNIPFFCFHDADIAPQGSSLREFQKNLDTITAIMKDYMKDTGKKLLWGTANNFSNPRYVHGAATTCNADVYAIAAAQVKKAMDITKELGGENYVFWGGREGYETLLNTDMKLELDNLAGFMHMAVDYAKKIGFEGQFLIEPKPKEPTKHQYDFDTATVIGFLKTYDLDKYFKMNIETNHATLAGHTLQHELHLARINGLLGSVDANQGDMLLGWDTDQFPTDLYTTTMAMYEILKNGGLHKGGLNFDAKVRRGSFEPEDLFYAHIAGMDAFAKGLKVAHRLLEDKVFENFTAQRYSSFNSGIGKKIIDGEVDFESLSQYALSLDGIRNESGRQEMLEGILNDYMID
- a CDS encoding LysM peptidoglycan-binding domain-containing protein, translated to MGEQLIKCYAVSLPNESYNYNQDNLYMNGKYIINEQKSDDFSYSCSYREPIQIYAVSDGLGYGEKGSVPSTAVMQILKVLQKRLIEDENLSIQTARKMIRDFVVDTNNKICLYKDQVEDQNVGTTFAAVFLFGNKAFTVHVGDSRVYLFKNDRLLQITQDHLECNSLVKLGIINEEQAEVHKIRSKVTKYFGFDDEEYRLSASFSEVFNVYPGDIIFLTTDGVTDGMSNDDIKNIIEKNNKDEVLLGKEIINRVKQRDTDRTLIMLNIDEVVKGSIIRDKESSNLTSQISLPKVNLDTEDKKKYALYGGIGVACLLVLFLIISGVNSLLGTKEAEPVATPPVVEEQREDNLLEDVAPPVEEEKPAEEGEQVTATPLEEETVEESGESTEVVEDSSIPTHYEVQSGDNLYQIAMTLFDDPAAVQKIAYINNLEDPGNIFVGQKLLLPAADGSIEYKVQSGDTVFSISMKFFGTNSKEEEIMKINNIADVNNLVSGTIIQIP